GACCGCCGAATGGTTAGGGAAGGCTAACAATAGCGGGGAGATGAGCTGGATGGCTGCTAGTTATGGGTAcgtccttccttccattcttcatctgatTTTTTGCTGACGAGGTATACGAGTTTAACGGTGGGAATGTTTCTGGTCATGGCCGGCCGTCTGGGAGACATCTATGGCCCTCGACTGATATGGGCTGTGGGATGTACCTTCATGATTGTCTGCAATATCGGAAGCGGGTTCGCGACAACTGCAATAGGATTCGACATTGCTCGCGCAGTGGCAGGAATAGGCTCTGCTCTGGCTTGTAAGTCCTGTTACTAACTTCCTAGCTTAGGTCGGTGCTTACCATATGAATAGTACCGAACGCTCTCGCCATTCTAGGTCGCACCTATCCACCAGGGCAAACGCGCAATATGGTATTCTCTATCCTCGGTGCTCTTGCGCCAGTTGGGTTCTGGATTGGCGGCGTGTTAGGTGGACTTTTTGCACAGTTTGCGCATATCAAATGGGTCTGGTGGTTCACGGCTATACTCACTGCCTTGTTCCTTGGTGTCGGTTTCTATGTCTTACCACCTGACTCTCTCTGTCCATCCGTGTCCAAACCCCACTTTGACACCGTCGGTGCTattctcctctctctcacATTAGGTCTCTTCAATTTCGTCTGGAACCAAGCACCGCTCGTCTCATGGTCTGCGGCCTACATCCCTGCCATGCTTGGGGTTTCTTTGATCTTTGGGGGTATCTTTGTCTggtgggaaagaagagttggCAAAGGAGCGCTGATCCCGATGGAAGTGTTGAGCAAGCAAAGTTTATTGGTGTATTTGAGTCTGTGGCTTGGGTGGATGAGCTACGGTACTTTCTTGCTTTATACCATGTTCTTGTGAGTGATTTCGAAATAAACACTGAAGGTGGCTGAAATCAAGGATGTGTTAGTATCTATGGTATCAGAGGATATACCGAGCCTCTTACTATGGCATTTCAACTTGCGCCCCTCTTGCCAGCAGGTAAgtcatttcctcctcctatTGAATTACTCAGACGTTTACCGTAAGCTAGGAGTAATTGCCGCCCTCATCgtccctcttctcatccgccatcttccaaaccatttcatctttcttctctcaatGTTTGCATTCATTGCGTGCAATATCATAGCAGCCACGGCTTCTTCAAGTACTGCGAACGGGGAATATTGGAAGGGTACTTTCTGGAGTTTGATCATAGGTACTTTCGGACCAGGTATGTTCATTCTGATACTTTGCTTTGTTTCTTAGACGAAATCTGAAGCTAAGCGCCGTTTCGTTTCACTATAGACTTGAGCTTCAGCACGGGGCAATTGATCGTCAGTAACTCGGTAAGCCATGAGTTTCAAGGCATAGCGGCGGGCGTGGTGAGCATGATCACCAATTATTCGTGCgttgccttcttctcgccttGCACCTTTGGAAAAGCATAACTGATCGTCGGATAGTATTGCCATTGGGCTAGGTTTGACGGGGACTCTTGAATACTATATTCGAGGCTCCGGAGACACGATAGACGACGTGCTCAGAGGTTATCGAGCTTCCTTCTGGTTCGCTACCGGGTTGGCCGGTATTGCGGGGATAGTGGTAGCATTGTTTGTGAGGGTGCCAAAGCAAACTGGCGGATTGCAAGTTATCCACCCTGTGTGATAGACTATTTATAGCATTTTATAATCCGGTAGAATGGTGTGAAAGTAACCATTGATATTGAGTCGTACATATTTGGGGGATGTGATAATTATGCAGTATTTGGCTAATTGCTACGTACTGATCAACCGTTCAACTTCTAGTTCCTGTAGGGCTTCCGGATGGAATGTTTTGGGTTGGGCGATTGACTATTTCCAAGTTAACGTAACGAGGTCACAGCCTAGCCATTCGTTGTTCTCCGGGCATGGGCCTGTGTGGAAGGCAGTAAGAAGGATAAGTACGAGTGGTTCGGCCGTGCTTTCCTGGTGTGTCGGATTGTGCCCGATCAATTTAGATACACCACCCACGAACCCACCCTGTATAGTCCAAATTAGGCTTATTCGTTAAACCAACAAAAACGCCGAACATATAGGCATCTTTATAGTCAACTGTAGTAATTACGTAATCACGGTCCCCCTGGTTTCTGCATTTTTGCGCAAATTCCAACATCATCACCTTTTTAAGTCACGTGACTGGATGTTTTCTCGACGAGATTTCGAAGAATGCCATATTTCTGGCTGAGACCGTTGGAGATTGTGTACCAACATCACAACCCGACGGTCTCTCAACAAGTGCCCAACATGGCAGAGCAGACCCAAGTGATTCCTTTGCTTTCCTCTTTACAGTTCACTCATCCGTCATTCGTACCGCTTCTGGAATCTCACAAGCCGCTCGCTCGCCCATCGATCAGCTCCCAGTCGCAACTCAACAAGTTAATCAGTCGACTTAACACTGTTCTATTGGCCAAGGATGACAgcagagaaaaaagagctGCATGCATAGTAGCAAAGGAGATGATAAatcaagatgaagaaggttggGTTTTGGCCGGATGGGGTAAAGGTTGGCTCGGTGGGTGTCTAGGGTGGATTGCCGTGGGTGCATTCATTTTTGAATGGATCACAACTAATTGTGTGGCAGTCAACGTCGTCCCCTATACCTTCGATCCCTCCTTATATCTCTCTCCTCAGCACTCTTGTTCTTACATCTTCTCATTTCCCCTCGTTCGAGCGTCAAAATGTGCATCCTATCATGGGCAAGCTGTCCGTCTCTCTCGGAAGGCTTTTGCAGAGATGTTTGGCTGAACCGCAACCAGATTGGGACGTTATGGTAAGTCATCGAGTCAAGATTATAGCATCATCTCGCTAATCAAAGTATAGCTTGATATCCTCGACTCTTAtcaatctctccttcttcattccccTGCCAACTTCCGGCCATCCACCGCAACTCTTAAACCCATTCTTTTGGCCCTCCTTCTTATGATCCCAACTCCTACATCACCAAACCCTTCGATACCTGCTGAGATCCGCACTGCGAGTGCCAAGCTCCTGGCTTGCTGCCATGTTACCGCCGGTAAAGCTCAAAGCCCCGCGTCTTGGACCGCCGATGTGAAGGATCTTTTGGGTGGAATCGGCAAGGCAGCAGCTGGGATCACAGCTGATGCTTGGGAGGCCGATCCAGTTGCAGTCAaccctccaccatctcctaACACTCCAGAGCTTCCTATTGATCCTTTACAGCGAGTCCCTGTCGCTTTGGATTGGCTTGAGGGTTTGACCGAGGCGGTTTTGGAGATGCTGAGGTTCCCCACCAATCGACCTGTTCATGTGCCTGTTGCGGGAATTGTGAGCGCTGGATTGAGGTTCTTAAGCTTGACTCTAGATACTCCTACTGTCTCCTACATTTCCCCGCAGCATCATGCTCTTCTTGTTGCATCCCTGCCAAGAATATGGTCTATCGGGATGCAGCTTTTGGGTGGCATTGCTTTGGCGTAAGCATTTTTATAGTCAAAAGTGGTATATGCTGACTTGATGATCAGTGTTGAAGaccacctcttccctcatCTTTCAAACATCCTCGACCACTCTGTCTGGCTTCTCGAGCGTATTCCAAGCAGCATGTCGTACGTAGATATAGCATAACCACGTATACTCTTCACTAACAAACGCGTTCAGAGAATGCCGAACCCAGCTACTCAAATTCCACACCCTCCTCTTaaccctctttcccccatCCCTGGTCCCCACCGATTACCCAACACGTCTCTTACGTTTCTGCATCTCCACTTTTTCACCTTTGCTAGAGCGCAAGGACGTCTCTGCTTCGGCTGCCGCAAGTCAGAACGAAAGCGGTGGTGGTAAAcggggaaagaagagggcaaggaaTGCTGAAGATGGGTTAGTGGGTGATTtggaaggaaaggggagGCAGAGCTTGGGTGCAGGGGAAGTCAAGGTTATCCTGCAAGCTCTGAAGCGTGAGTCCTATTTTtttgtatatatatagtCGCTGATGGAATACAGTTTCACCTATATTGCATACTACCCCTCtcatctccccttccttgTTGACTCTTTCTATTCGacttcatctctctctctaCTTGGCCCTTCCCTCATTATTTTCATCCGTTTTCCCTTCGATCAACGCCAAATCGGAGACCTTGGAAGCTGTGCAGAAGGTATTGGAGAGCGTGTTGAGCGTCGGCGAAGGATGGAGCAAGGGATATGAAAGCGTCATCATTTCCGTTCTTGTAAGCATTGCCGCATTGAATGATTTTTGAACCAACTGATAATTGAAAATTTGAAACTCTAGAGCCACAAATCTCAATCGTCAATCGATAAGATTATTCACCCCAAACTCCCTCCCATGCTTCGGGCTCAACCTGCTTTGCGAGAATTACATTTCTTCACCAAGGAaggcgacgaagagaagaaggaaaggaaattAGCAAGATTAGGGattgatgacgaggatattgaggttgagaaggaagaggaagaagaagccgtGCGACCTCCTCCTACGCAGGTTACTTCCACGACAGGCTTTGcttcctttgcccttccAGCAACTAGAGAAGTACCCTCATCTATGCCTTTAGCCGCTTCGGCTCCTCTGGTGCCTATCGCTGCCCCCGTTGCCGCTCCATCAGTCGCACCTGCCCCTTCCGCAGCTTTCGTTCTCGATTCCACGTCCGCACctgcaacagcaacagcacCAGTCGTCGCTCCTATCCCATCCCAACCCGAACAAACTACCTCTACAATCCCCTCGagctccttcatctccttcacctccaACTTGGCTTCGGCGACCACCAATTCCAAAACAAATGAAACTGTCGTAAAGCAGACAACCCatgtggagaagatggaggtggatgacgaagatgagggaaTCCCTGAATTGGATAGtggaagtgatgatgaccttttggaggatgacgatggggaggaggatgattaGATTAAATTAGAGTGCATCCACAGGTTTTTGGGTCATGTATATCATTGTTATTTTCGCAATTCGTAAAGTCAAAGGTAACTAAAGGCTGTACCAAAGTCATCACTGCGGTCGCTCTCTTGCTACACAGTCATTGTCACTGTCCACCAAAGTAAATATAAGAATTGTTTGACCTGATTCTGAAGGAGAGTATAAGGCTGTGATCGACAAATCTTTCATCTTGACTCAAA
The genomic region above belongs to Cryptococcus neoformans var. neoformans JEC21 chromosome 4 sequence and contains:
- a CDS encoding multidrug efflux pump, putative gives rise to the protein MSTHHTNQIHDHSPSSPSNQPVLEEGEDEYRPLPHAWSGATLYEPYTLSRDKLKNVNSVEFCSQVNERESEESGEVQGNVGLTREVPNSVFVEPQEDYIPYSSGKGPNKRSDLPHLYYDSPWPESANDSSPGPAHNARDGDQNEKLGGLNASTIPNFSSSGNASLPPLTSSQSYLQSRSSFFRLVFLLTTCATQLIVQAQLGMVMMPLHATAEWLGKANNSGEMSWMAASYGLTVGMFLVMAGRLGDIYGPRLIWAVGCTFMIVCNIGSGFATTAIGFDIARAVAGIGSALALPNALAILGRTYPPGQTRNMVFSILGALAPVGFWIGGVLGGLFAQFAHIKWVWWFTAILTALFLGVGFYVLPPDSLCPSVSKPHFDTVGAILLSLTLGLFNFVWNQAPLVSWSAAYIPAMLGVSLIFGGIFVWWERRVGKGALIPMEVLSKQSLLVYLSLWLGWMSYGTFLLYTMFFIYGIRGYTEPLTMAFQLAPLLPAGVIAALIVPLLIRHLPNHFIFLLSMFAFIACNIIAATASSSTANGEYWKGTFWSLIIGTFGPDLSFSTGQLIVSNSVSHEFQGIAAGVVSMITNYSIAIGLGLTGTLEYYIRGSGDTIDDVLRGYRASFWFATGLAGIAGIVVALFVRVPKQTGGLQVIHPV